In Chroicocephalus ridibundus chromosome 4, bChrRid1.1, whole genome shotgun sequence, one genomic interval encodes:
- the LOC134515118 gene encoding heme-binding protein 2-like, with the protein METGGCRMGGAEPGGPAMITLEDLDGMAQESPDSAYHSNGSSLEEEAERMEDEEQERLLSYWQSVGRGHQVDVPRDMAEPIQQLTRNNSPQERQTIPFTLIHRKEKLGDLLYEKRQYGKAKWACIKMKEKQYEQSICLGFMKLMRYICEQNSSGLYLGITIPIVTIVHTNESQSEMTQAVTVAYYLPEVLQDEPPHPFDSDIIIEEWPSTIVYSRSFRGITNEDSIMREINLLAEILESPELCLQDTFIIAGYTNPAAANRHNEIWFLQRP; encoded by the exons ATGGAGACGGGCGGGTGCCGCATgggcggcgcggagccgggcggccCGGCCATGATCACGCTGGAGGACCTGGACGGGATGGCGCAGGAGAGTCCCGATTCGGCGTACCACAGCAAcggcagcagcctggaggaggaggCCGAGCGGATGGAGGAcgaggagcaggagcggctgcTGAGCTACTGGCAGAGCGTGGGCAGGGGGCACCAGGTGGACGTGCCCCGGG ACATGGCAGAGCCAATTCAGCAGCTGACTCGGAACAACAGCCCCCAGGAGAGACAGACCATCCCCTTCACTCTCATCCACCGCAAAGAAAAG CTTGGAGATCTGCTTTATGAAAAACGTCAGTATGGAAAAGCCAAATGGGCttgtataaaaatgaaagaaaaacagtatgaaCAGAGCATATGCCTTGGATTCATGAAGCTTATGAGGTACATTTGTGAGCAGAATTCCTCAG GACTGTACTTGGGGATAACAATACCCATTGTGACCATAGTCCATACAAATGAATCTCAATCGGAGATGACACAGGCAGTGACAGTAGCGTACTACCTGCCTGAAGTGCTGCAGGACGAGCCACCTCATCCTTTTGACTCTGACATAATCATTGAAGAATGGCCTTCTACTATTGTTTATAGTAG GAGCTTCAGAGGAATCACCAATGAAGACTCTATAATGAGAGAAATAAACCTGTTGGCGGAAATTCTGGAGAGTCCCGAGTTATGTTTGCAGGATACATTCATCATTGCAGGATATACAAATCCAGCTGCTGCCAACCGACACAATGAGATATGGTTCCTTCAGAGACCATAG